The proteins below come from a single Anolis sagrei isolate rAnoSag1 chromosome 8, rAnoSag1.mat, whole genome shotgun sequence genomic window:
- the CTU2 gene encoding cytoplasmic tRNA 2-thiolation protein 2 codes for MLLFQAEVESFQAEVVEMCEAEEGDCGGGQLWKPPRRSRPLKCMKCKEGSPVLIIRVGDAFCKTCFKDYYIHKFRATLGKNRCIYPGEKVLLAFSGGPASSSMVWQVQEGLSQGAAKKLRFKPGIVYIDEGAVCGQSVAAREDICSEVERILQTTGFPYHLVHLEEVFDLPSSVLHSVSHEISDQSHSYKEAVDDFIKQQREKERDAGELFLKNQQGELNLQDSSRRKEFADPGKEVPAVSHTEELINLFQTVKTLTAKEELLQTLRTHLILHVARTNGYSKVMMGDSCTRVAVKLLTNLCLGRGAFLAADTGFSDNRYGDVLFLRPMREYPAKEIAFYNRLFGVPSVFIPALDTKASERASIHRLIESFLYKLQSEFPSTVSTVYRTGEKLSGDTGGLSEPAQCLFCLCSLDTNVVDGSSLQSTLLSEQLCKKKTSPSPGADGCCGGTGDQAGCCQSPRVTRDSSPHTQILAFLCYSCRLTAKDMNCLESLPPYIQSEAEHRQCRAAMKREIQEFLLEEDPETS; via the exons ATGTTGCTCTTTCAAGCGGAAGTGGAGTCTTTTCAAGCGGAAGTGGTCGAAATGTGCGAAGCTGAGGAAGGAGACTGCGGCGGAGGGCAGTTATGGAAGCCTCCCCGGAGAAG ccGCCCCTTGAAATGCATGAAGTGCAAAGAAGGTTCCCCGGTGTTAATCATTCGTGTTGGAGACGCTTTTTGCAA GACCTGTTTCAAGGATTATTACATCCACAAGTTTCGTGCCACTCTTGGGAAAAATCGATGCATCTATCCTGGAGAAAAG GTTCTCCTTGCTTTTTCGGGTGGCCCTGCCTCAAGTTCGATGGTGTGGCAAGTGCAAGAG GGCCTGAGTCAAGGAGCAGCCAAAAAACTCCGCTTCAAGCCAGGAATCGTCTACATCGATG AAGGAGCTGTGTGTGGACAGAGCGTGGCTGCTCGAGAGGACATCTGTAGTGAAGTGGAAAGGATCTTGCAAACCACTGGATTCCCCTATCACTTGGTGCATTTGGAAGAG GTGTTTGACCTTCCCAGTTCTGTCCTCCACTCAGTTTCCCATGAAATATCTGACCAGAGCCACAGCTATAAGGAAGCTGTAGATGACTTCATAAAACAGCAGCGTGAAAAGGAAAGAGACGCTGGAGAACTCTTTTTGAAGAACCAGCAGGGAGAGCTTAACCTGCAAGACTCTTCAAGGCGAAAAGAGTTTGCAGATCCAGGAAAGGAGGTGCCCGCAGTTTCCCATACAGAGGAACTGATCAATCTCTTTCAGACTGTGAAAACTCTGACGGCCAAAGAAGAATTATTGCAGACCCTCCG GACCCACCTCATCCTCCATGTGGCGCGGACAAATGGATACAGCAAGGTGATGATGGGAGACAGCTGCACCCGTGTGGCAGTCAAGCTCCTAACCAACCTCTGCCTAGGACGTGGGGCCTTTCTTGCTGCAGATACG GGCTTCTCGGACAACCGGTACGGTGATGTGCTATTCCTGCGCCCAATGCGGGAGTACCCTGCCAAAGAGATTGCCTTCTACAACCGCCTCTTTGGCGTGCCCTCCGTCTTCATACCTGCACTGGACACCAAG GCATCTGAGAGAGCCAGCATTCACCGGCTGATTGAAAGTTTCCTGTACAAGCTGCAGTCGGAGTTCCCCTCCACGGTCAGCACTGTCTATCG GACAGGGGAGAAGCTCTCTGGTGACACTGGGGGACTTTCAGAACCGGCCCAATGCCTCTTCTGCCTCTGTTCGCTGGACACAAATGTTG TGGATGGCTCTTCCTTGCAGTCGACACTGTTGTCCGAACAACTCTGCAAGAAGAAGACCTCTCCGTCTCCTGGTGCGGATGGCTGCTGCGGTGGGACTGGGGACCAAGCAGGGTGCTGCCAAAGCCCTAGGGTCACCAG GGACTCTTCCCCTCATACGCAGATCCTCGCATTCCTCTGCTACAGCTGCCGCCTGACCGCCAAAGATATG AACTGCTTGGAGTCCCTCCCGCCGTACATCCAGTCTGAAGCTGAGCATCGGCAGTGCAG GGCTGCAATGAAGCGGGAAATCCAGGAGTTTTTGCTTGAAGAGGACCCCGAGACATCTTAA